Proteins from a single region of Oncorhynchus nerka isolate Pitt River linkage group LG18, Oner_Uvic_2.0, whole genome shotgun sequence:
- the LOC135561653 gene encoding uncharacterized protein LOC135561653, which translates to MEISGKLHLLLPLQSCPPPPPPSTVLSTSSSSIYSPVHLLLLPLQSCPPPPSPSTVLSTSSFSLYSPVHLLLLPLQSCPPPPPPSTVLSTSSSLYSPVLLLLPLQSCPPPPSPSTVLSTSSSSLYSPVHLLLLPLQSCPPPPPPSTVLSTSSSLYSPVHHLLLPLQSCPPPPPPSTVLSTTSSSLYSPVHHHLLPLQSCPPPPPPSTVLSTSSSSLYSPVHHLLLPLQSFPPPPPPSTVLSTTSSSLYSPVHHLLLPLQSCPPPPPPSTVLSTTSFSLYSPVHHHLLPLQSCPPPPPPSTVLSTSSSSLYSPVHLLPPLQPITPFSFPL; encoded by the exons ATGGAAATAT CAGGCAagcttcacctcctcctccctctacagtcctgtccacctcctcctcctccctctacagtcctgtccacctcctcctcctccatctacagtcctgtccacctcctccttctccctctacagtcctgtccacctcctccttctccctctacagtcctgtccacctcctccttctccctctacagtcctgtccacctcctcctcctccctctacagtcctgtccacctcctcctcctccctctacagtcctgtccacctcctcctccctctacagtcctgtcctcctcctcctccctctacagtcctgtccacctcctccttctccctctacagtcctgtccacctcctcctcctccctctacagtcctgtccacctcctcctcctccctctacagtcctgtccacctcctcctcctccctctacagtcctgtccacctcctcctccctctacagtcctgtccaccacctcctcctccctctacagtcttgtccac ctcctcctcctccctctacagtcctgtccaccacctcctcctccctctacagtcctgtccaccaccacctcctccctctacagtcctgtccaccacctcctcctccctctacagtcctgtccacctcctcctcctccctctacagtcctgtccaccacctcctcctccctctacagtcctttccacctcctcctcctccctccacagtcctgtccaccacctcctcctccctctacagtcctgtccaccacctcctcctccctctacagtcctgtccaccacctcctcctccctctacagtCCTGTCCAccacctccttctccctctacagtcctgtccaccaccacctcctccctctacagtcctgtccacctcctcctcctccctctacagtcctgtccacctcctcctcctccctctacagtcctgtccacctcctccctcctctacaacCCATCacacccttctccttccctctgtag